The DNA segment TATCTCCATACGATAGTCCACTAACCGCGATAATGGCACTAAAATCAGGAAAAATAGACTACGTTATAGTAGATAGCTCGATAGGCTATGGCTTTTTAAAGCAAAATGACGATATCGAGGAGTTTTTAAAGCTTCCTGATGGCAGTGAAGGCTTTTCTATCGCTTTTGATAAAGACAAAAAAACAGATTTGATAGCTAAGATAAATGACGCCATAAAGGCTATCAAGGCTGACGGCACGTTTGAAAAAATAGCTAAAAAATATGACTTGCAATAATCAAAGCCCCGAAAAAACGGGGTTTTATAAACTATGAAAAATATTTTAATCATAGCTGGAAGCGATAGTGTCGGTGGAGCTGGTATCCAGGCTGATTTAAAGACGGCTGAGGCACTCGGGTGTTATGGTGCTACCGCTGTTACGGCTATTACTGCGCAAAATACAAACGGCGTTATAGATGTTTTAGCGTTAAGTCCAAAAATGCTAGATAATCAGCTAAAAATGATAACTGACGAGCTTAAAATAGACGCTATAAAGGTTGGTATGCTTTTTAATAAAGAGCTTATATCTTGCGTTAAAATTTGGCTAGAAAATTTCAAAAACATACCAATTGTAATTGACCCAGTTTGTGTGGCAAAGAGTGGAGCAAAATTGCTAGAAGATAGTGCATTAATGGCGTTGAAAGAGCTTTTAAGCTACGCAACGATTGCTACTCCAAATTTGGCTGAGGGTAAAATTTTAGAGCTTGATTTTACAAATTTACCTTGCGATATTTTGCTAAAACGAACCAAAGTAGACGAGTTTTGCGAGGACTCGCTCTATCTTAGAAACGGCGAAATTTTAAAATTTTCTCAGCCACTTTTAAAGCCAGAGATTATGCATGGAGCAGGGTGTAGTTTTAGCTCGGCACTTGCTTGTTTTTTAGCTTGTGGCGATGATAAGATTTTAGCCATTAAAAAGGCAAAAAATTTTATAT comes from the Campylobacter mucosalis genome and includes:
- the thiD gene encoding bifunctional hydroxymethylpyrimidine kinase/phosphomethylpyrimidine kinase, encoding MKNILIIAGSDSVGGAGIQADLKTAEALGCYGATAVTAITAQNTNGVIDVLALSPKMLDNQLKMITDELKIDAIKVGMLFNKELISCVKIWLENFKNIPIVIDPVCVAKSGAKLLEDSALMALKELLSYATIATPNLAEGKILELDFTNLPCDILLKRTKVDEFCEDSLYLRNGEILKFSQPLLKPEIMHGAGCSFSSALACFLACGDDKILAIKKAKNFISSAISGALDTKFGKRVLNHKVR